A DNA window from Rhineura floridana isolate rRhiFlo1 chromosome 11, rRhiFlo1.hap2, whole genome shotgun sequence contains the following coding sequences:
- the SP6 gene encoding transcription factor Sp6 translates to MLTAVCGSLGNQCSETPRSSPTHLELQPLQTYQPHTSPESGGDFPSPLQPTELQHLPLAGPDTEYSGNTGYELHGASRLDLDGENQLPPGSYSKLLQAAPDMAHHYEPWFRPTHPNSGTDDGGVNPWWDLHAGSSWMDLQSGLQPPGHTGGLQPALGGYSSAEHQLCGPPHHLLPSVPHLMGQEVIKTLDSTQEPHPMEQTGDGSGRPKSSRRSVTRSSGQTACRCPNCQEAERVGQCLDNSKKKHLHNCHIPGCGKAYAKTSHLKAHLRWHSGDRPFVCNWLFCGKRFTRSDELQRHLQTHTGTKKFTCPVCNRVFMRSDHLSKHMKTHEGAKEEGEGEAKAGTEPPAKVKREPDGSSSSAASQPN, encoded by the coding sequence ATGCTCACAGCCGTCTGTGGTTCTCTTGGCAACCAGTGCTCAGAGACACCCCGTTCCTCTCCAACCCACTTGGAACTGCAGCCTCTGCAGACCTATCAGCCCCACACCAGCCCAGAGAGCGGGGGAGATTTCCCATCCCCTCTGCAGCCCACGGAACTCCAGCACTTGCCTTTGGCTGGGCCTGACACAGAGTATTCGGGCAATACTGGTTATGAGCTGCATGGGGCTTCAAGGTTAGACCTGGACGGCGAAAACCAGCTGCCCCCCGGCTCGTACTCTAAGCTCCTGCAGGCAGCACCAGATATGGCTCACCACTATGAACCTTGGTTCAGGCCTACCCATCCTAACAGTGGCACTGATGATGGTGGTGTTAATCCATGGTGGGATCTCCATGCTGGATCCAGCTGGATGGACCTTCAGAGTGGTCTCCAGCCACCAGGTCACACAGGTGGACTTCAACCAGCGCTGGGTGGCTATAGCTCTGCTGAACATCAGCTCTGTGGTCCTCCTCACCACCTGTTGCCTTCAGTGCCACACCTCATGGGCCAGGAAGTGATCAAGACACTGGATTCTACTCAGGAGCCTCACCCAATGGAGCAGACCGGGGATGGTAGTGGTAGGCCAAAGAGTTCAAGGCGCTCAGTGACCCGGAGTTCTGGCCAAACTGCCTGCAGGTGCCCTAATTGCCAAGAGGCTGAAAGGGTGGGCCAGTGCCTTGACAACTCCAAGAAGAAGCACCTCCACAACTGTCATATCCCAGGCTGTGGCAAGGCCTATGCCAAGACATCCCATCTGAAGGCCCACCTGAGGTGGCACAGTGGTGACCGCCCCTTCGTCTGCAATTGGCTGTTCTGTGGGAAGCGCTTCACCCGCTCTGATGAGCTGCAGAGGCACCTTCAGACCCACACAGGAACCAAAAAGTTCACCTGTCCTGTTTGCAACCGAGTCTTCATGAGAAGTGACCACCTGAGCAAGCACATGAAGACGCATGAAGGTGctaaggaggaaggagaaggagaggccaAAGCTGGGACAGAGCCTCCTGCAAAAGTCAAACGGGAACCTGATGGAAGCTCTTCAAGTGCTGCTTCCCAACCCAACTGA